Part of the Lycium ferocissimum isolate CSIRO_LF1 chromosome 6, AGI_CSIRO_Lferr_CH_V1, whole genome shotgun sequence genome, ACATAACCAACTATGCTAAATAGACATTACATAACTGATGGAAAGTTAGTTATCTATTAATCTCACCTCGGATTGCTACAGAACCAAGCTGTGTAGCAGACAAAGACGAAAGTGAACCAAGGAAACCACCCATTGGCGTTCGAGCAACACCCACAATGCATATATCTGGAATTTCAAACATTTCTGTTATGCATATATgaggcaacaacaacaacaacaacataccctgtatattcccacaagtggggtctggggagggtagagtgtacgcataccttacccctaccttgggttATACATATATGAGGCACATCCCTAACCTAAAAATATTTGGTGTTAATATCAGATCTTAaggcacccaagggtgtggcctagtggtcaatgaagtggatTGAGAATCACGAGGTCTCAAATCCCCAAGCTaggcaaaaacactaggtgatttattTCCATTTGTCCAAGTTCCGTACCCGAAAATGTGCGCAACTAGCCAGACATcacggttatcaaaaaaaaaaaaactttatgaTCAGTTTATTTAGCTACACCGGTACCAGTAAATTGTCAAAATTAAGCATGTCTAGACAGATAAAAACATCACAGCTTACATATATGTATTCAAAGTTCTTACCAAACAAACACTAGTGGCACCAAACTACTCCCTTTATCCCAATTTGTTTGGTACTATCACAATTTGAGGAATCAAAAAGAACTTTAACCATAAAAAATGTGATCTTTAATGTTTATGTAGCTTCTAattaggcataatacataaacagaccCTTAAACTTGGCCTCAGCTCGCAAATATGCCTctaactttgggtgtgcacaagtaggcacctcaacttatCTCCACTTTGTCAGTTGGACACTCTAACTTACAAAAATGATCATTTAGACACCTCAACTTATACAAAGTACACCTCTAAAAGTTATGTGCCATGTCAGTGCCACATaagcatttgtgtttacgtgttcAATTTTATacacacccaaagttggagggcatacttcCCAGCTAAGGCCAAGTTTGAAAGCCTGTTTTTATGTATTAGGCCTTCTAATTatgtaaatttcattttttttgaaacttaaaGAATCAGACAAGTTAATTCTCCTACTCCAAAACCCACAATTTCTACAAGCTAAAATAAACAACTACTATGAAAGTTATGAAAACCCCATAAGAGATAATTAAAAGAGAAACAAGAAACCTCGAGGTTTAATGGAATCATCAACCATTTTTGCCATTAGATTTCACCCAAATGATCCTTTCAAGAACCAAAAATGAATACAACCCAAATACAGAACTCTGATCAATGATCAATGGTGAATTTTTCAGGTAGCAAAGCTTTACAGTAAACAAGATTATCAAAAGAAGTTAATACTTAGTCCTTTTTTGAAGTTTCAATCAATCTTTAGTGGAGATTTTGGGTTTGTCTATTTATAGCATAGAGCTGCTAAAATGGTGTCAGCAGATAAAAATGATTAGCAATTGCATAGAAGTGCGTGTCCAACTTGATAATATCAGTTTGGTTACGTATCCGGTGCTATCAATAATTTATTAGGCGTTTGGATAATatttagttgaaaaaaaaaggcGTTTGAAAATTTCTTTTCTAAAATGAATGTTGTTATTTCCTAATTATTCTGTTTTAAAAGAATtatataatttgaaaataatttagcttgaccttcttaattaattttcaattttaaacttTTGTGACTACATAAATGTTATTACATACTTAAATCACAAGTTAAATGTTATGTCATACTGAAAAACGAACCGGAGAAAGTATTGTAATTGCATTTTTCTAATctttgcttcttttttcttcttatgaCTAGAAAAATTATTGCAAGATTAAGATAAGCTTAATGACTAGAAAAATTATTGCAATATGAAGATTAAGATAAGCTTAAAATGGAGTCAAAATTGAATCTTGAAGAAGCAAGAAACGGCTAGGACATGAAGTATCCTTACTgcaaatataatttttctttcttattcttttgtgtgggTGTGTCTGAACAATAGAAAAATAGAACAAAAACATGAgattctttcttattcttttgtgtgtgtttGTCAGAATAATATAACTCAATTACTATGGTATATTAACTTGAGGTCGTAGTAGGAATACATTTACTTCATCTTGAATCTGCCTCTGCCAAAAGATAAACCTAACAGAAAGTTAAGTTTACCTCTCTAAGTTTTCCAAGTGATTTAAATGTAAAGTTGATAGGAAAATGCAACCAAATAACAACTAAAATTTTCATCTACAAAGTTGAAGGTGTAGAGTATGTATCATTGTGCCATCATTGATCACACTGAAGATCAATGATCTCCCTATACAACTAACAAAAAAACCATATCCACCTTACTTTTGTTGCTAAGTGCACTGCATAAAATTCCAACTCCAGTTATGTACAATTAAGAAGTGCATTGATACACAGTGATTGTTCAAAGAACAAGCCTGAAGGTGAGATTAATCCTTAACAAATCTGCTTTCACGCGCTTAGGCACTGAATGAAGCCAGTCCCGTTGAGTATAGCCTCTCATTACCAGCAATGAACCGTGTTTCAAAACAAACGAGTGTTTGTCTGGAGAGCCATCCTTCTTCGATCGCTTTTTGGGTGGTTCGCCACTAGTGTTTTTACCTGGTGCAACGGATAATTAAGCAGAAGAGTAAGCAATTAACACGACATTCATGGAATCAACACTGTCACTTACAATATGTAAAATGGCTATGCTGCTTAGACTCTCCAAGAATGTCGTCAGATGcgtgttggatcctccaaaagtagttcATTCTTAGAGGATCCGGCACAGGTGCAGtaatatttttggagagtccgcgCAACATTGCTGAATGGAAGGTCTACTAGACACTCCTCTTTGAGAAACAAAACAATATTACATAATCAACATTAACAGTAATCTGTACCTCGGGGTGCTTTATCTGGTTTCTTCTTCAACAAGAATTCACGTTCACATCCAAAGGAAAGAGAAGCAATTTCTGGAGTTGGTCCATAAAGTTTCTCATCATCAGCATGCCAACCCACATAGTCATCGCCTCCTTTATACCTATTCAGTAGTAAGCTGTTGAAACGACTTCCTGGAAGAGCTTTATGGACCTAAAGTGCAACACTGAAGGTATTAGAAAGACAAATAGTTTGATGCCCGGGAACTAGAAATTGagagttgaagaagagcaaGCTTACAGCATCCAGTATGTCCTTAAGTGGAGGAAATTCATCCCATGAGTATGTGTGAGGCTGGTAGCCACTATAAACTAGCTGTGGCAATCCTTCACTTGCCACGTAACAAGTGTCTCTAGGCTGTGGAAATATTATGAACGTTGTCAATCTGTTTTTCCCCATAGTAACATGCAGTATCAGATCGTTATGACGTGTAACATTTGGCATTTGTATTTGCAAAGGGGAAAATTACACACCAAAAGAGAGTAAAGCAACAATATTTCAATTTGAATGATTAGTCATGCACCAGACAAACTAAGCTAAGAAATAACACAATATCACTTTGAACAGTCCGTCATGAGCACTGACTAACCTATTGACACATTAAAAGAGTAAAGCAACGCCATTTTGAATTTGCATGGTCAGTCATGAGAACTGACAAACAAAACTATGTATCATGTGACATTATTATTCAAGCATAACGTATAAGGACAAACATTTTGGCCATGGCCCTTAAAGTCTTACCAATCCAGACTCAAATTTTGACACCGTCTTTATCCATGGGTTTATTCGCTTGTGAAAAACAATTCGGCGCAGAAGTGATCCAGTATAACAGAATATAAAAAGCATCCAGCTATACCATTCAACATTACCATCATGTGTGTCGCTTGCCGCCCAATCGAAGCTTCTAAGTTTGGAAGAGACAAAAGCCTTCTTTCTATCTccaaaggaaaaagaattttCTCTATTATAACATGCCACAACCACCACCCCAACAAATGTCTTGAGAAACTAAGCTACACGGAAACGAATGATTAGTATACCTAATTCTTCTGTTGCTCTTTCTAGTAACTAGAGGTTTGAATAATCGCTCTTGTTCCACAAACCCTCTCATTCAGGTATCATTTGAGATCTAAGTAATGGTAATTCGTCAATTTCAAATAAATTATATCAATCTATCACCTATATCTGCACACTGGAGTTGAAAATGATCATTCTCAATCAAATACTCAACCCAAATGCAACATAGTTAATTTCCCAAAGTAATTATCCATGACTTCTATAATATGCATGCCATTCACCATAACACTATGTAGGGATCACATTTAGGGAAATTGATCGAAAACCACATGCACCTATCAATTTGCCCAAGATTCAACCATGTTTTAACAGATCAAAGTGGAAACATTTTACTTATCATGGGACCAACCCcccagaaaagaaaaatgggaTGTCATATAAACTACTAATCAAAGCTGTACAATTACAGTCAGACATTTAAGGAAATATAGAGCAGCCAATCCAAGACTTagctagcgtttggccatagattttgtgGAACTTGAATAGAAAGAGTTTTTGAGTCGTGTTGAAAAATAGATTTTactggaaaacattttccaagataatattttcttcataatGAACACATTTGAACTTACCACACCACAAATACCACCACAACAAATTTCTTGAGAACCTAAATCTACATGGGGAATGAATAATTGGTACACCTGGTTCTTCTATTGTATGTGTCAAATAAGTTTCACGCTTTACTCTTCCTAGTAACTATAGGTGCCAATAATCACCCTCGCTCCATCCCAAACCCTCTCATTCAGGTACCATTTGAGATCTATGTAATGGTAGTTCGTGAATTTCAAATAGATTATATCAATCTATCACGTATATCTGCACATTGGAGTTTGAAAATGatcaatcacaatcaaatcCTCAACCCCAAAGCAACATAGTTGATTTTCCTAGAGTAGCTATCCACGATATTCTACCATGCCAGTCGTCATAACACTATGTAAAGATCACATTTAGAGAAATTGATTGACCACATGCACTGATCAATTTGCCTAAGATTCACCCTTGTTCTAAAAGATCAAAGTGGAAACATTTAACTTATCATGGGACTATAAGTGTCCTGCATACTTTAAGTCCCATGATAGGTATGTCATATAAACTACATCAAATCTTTACAATTATAGTCAGACATTTAAAGAAATACAGAGCAGCCAATCCGAGACTTAAAGTATGCAGGACGACGGAGCTAGATTTTTCACTAGGGGATTCGAAAAAATAAAGTAGTAAACACACAAAAAAGTTAGTGGATTCAATATCTACTATGTATAAACAAACTTATTGAGACATTGTATACACAATATAACTTTCTGGTGAAGCCCCCTAGCAGGGTGTCAATTGACACCATCATTGAGCTCCCCCATACAGTTTATGCGACATACAAGAGAGAAAGTTCAAAGCATAAAGCATGAAACTTTAGTCTCCATTTTGCCTATTAAAACATTGGACTAACGATCCACATAAGAAAATACAAACAGAGTAAATGCTGGAGATAAACAACCTCGTTTTTTTATTACTACTAGTTCTTTGCAATTTGATTGACAACTAATTGAACTTGAGGCTTAGCTATTGTTGTGTGCTTCATAGGTCTTCCAGTTACTAATACAAACATTTATTTGCTTTAAAAGACAAATTCTTACCAGGAATCATGAAATGGTAGCGAGCATATAGAGGAATTTCACTAAGGGGattcaaaatatgaagaagtaaagacaagaagaagaaagtgtatTCAATATCTACTAAATATAGATTAAA contains:
- the LOC132060350 gene encoding DNA oxidative demethylase ALKBH2 codes for the protein MAKLMKLNLKAENDDVAATSNYRIKRVVELGNTSQVIYMPKLLNYHQSCDYLDYLNNNIPWNRPTIRVFGRSCLQPRDTCYVASEGLPQLVYSGYQPHTYSWDEFPPLKDILDAVHKALPGSRFNSLLLNRYKGGDDYVGWHADDEKLYGPTPEIASLSFGCEREFLLKKKPDKAPRGKNTSGEPPKKRSKKDGSPDKHSFVLKHGSLLVMRGYTQRDWLHSVPKRVKADLLRINLTFRLVL